In one Diabrotica virgifera virgifera chromosome 7, PGI_DIABVI_V3a genomic region, the following are encoded:
- the LOC114325263 gene encoding uncharacterized protein LOC114325263 isoform X1 — translation MVDVDKLTDAELRTKLLEFGFPVMPITGTTRKVMAKKLKMLLENKNKIGGGEGRRSLGRYSSEDESDNDAKVTKKKDNRRATMAAPLMQPPASSPKLRKSTRYDDEPEAPPSPVKRDIRTVTTTSSTRSQKIIKNAQDEFDTGSDSESDLTNYNSKGFISDQRGSPLKSTLSSTSKYSPSKSVESSYFSTKNISNYASASPSRVSTYNSPSLASEYATDRLNQIRSRLSLNTPSYDKPSYTTSEDREETPFLSNFTKKLSTLSSPQKNDYDYKNDIIKEHDANGSASVRTQLSSYRATRGRDTSYDYRLNKYNILQNNFMSFGVLALVALFFIVLAIMYMGMKPDTSVISSDFTLPPCVEDDPNSKKWVNCISKRDANNAMHLLEVLKPELQKRAETHFCSDSKVFPQMTEFEIEDFCVSNFEVKNTTQVYNDLRNLMLLCSQNAHWGINVAQTDDKVRSSRAVTEEDLVKDMEEVFLYSDVKLTSLVMLKPDLPFKCSFVNSLSSWKSLIYSSFSLIFQSSLFLIIVFGLLYTLNVAYKYYKHHAQQEKDELGFMVERIIDILQSKASEDSNMDDFVVINHARDMILPVGDRKKKASTWAKAVKFINENESRVRTEIQEVKGEPFEVWRWIGSANLSMSGDEPSFTYRQGRRIVDPEFFIREVLKFPHKFMRFCSNSDITFKSEVRDGFLSIFVLECRKCKAQHSVCNEESESDLLDVNLAFVAGVISLGLNFYGLNEICSSLRMPLVPLESYNEYLDEIYKIYNETTYKDDSLSKIGDDSVTKEQDIETLGLEHPTLRTSTPKIPNTNNLNQRKLSPRSNIPKPQLRSDTYEEKKTRFLKALEKTPQEIDELQKMTLDQKDSSVWVKERRQRLTASNFGRICKLRDSTDRKNVVEELLNSKFFGNKYTKYGNDNEPNALKDFEKLLGVKVVNCGVFVSKDYPFLAASPDGLIGKDGLVEIKCPYKSQNVTPEEGIRSKLIQCATLENNVFKLKREDKYYYQVQGQLFVTGRQYCYFVVWTPLGLLYERIIKDEQFWNNELQKLEEFYFDHLLPALLTEN, via the exons ATCCCTGGGTCGTTACTCCAGTGAAGATGAAAGTGACAATGATGCTAAGGTTACTAAAAAGAAGGATAATAGAAGAGCTACTATGGCCGCACCTTTAATGCAACCACCTGCTTCAAGTCCTAAACTTCGGAAGAGTACAAGATATGATGATGAGCCAGAG GCACCTCCAAGTCCAGTAAAAAGGGACATCAGAACAGTAACTACAACTAGCAGTACTCGATCCCAGAAGATCATTAAAAATGCACAGGATGAATTTGACACAGGTTCAGATTCTGAGTCAGACCTGACTAATTACAATTCCAAGGGATTCATCTCTGATCAAAGGGGTTCCCCTCTCAAATCTACTTTATCATCTACAAGCAAATACTCGCCGTCTAAATCAGTAGAGAGTTCTTATTTTTCTACCAAAAACATATCAAATTACGCTAGTGCATCACCCAGTAGAGTGTCCACCTATAATTCACCATCTTTGGCTTCGGAGTACGCTACAGATAGATTGAATCAAATCCGTTCCAGGCTGAGTCTCAATACTCCCA GTTATGACAAACCATCTTACACTACATCGGAAGATAGAGAGGAAACTCCATTCTTGAGTAATTTTACAAAGAAACTGTCAACTCTGTCATCTCCACAGAAGAATGactatgattacaaaaatgacaTCATTAAAGAACATGATGCCAATGGATCTGCATCTGTCAGAACCCAGTTGAGTAG CTACAGGGCAACTAGGGGCAGAGACACATCCTACGATTACCGCCTCAACAAGTACAACATTCTGCAAAACAATTTTATGTCGTTTGGTGTACTTGCCCTAGTAGCATTATTTTTTATAGTCTTAGCCATCATGTACATGGGCATGAAACCAGACACTTCTGTCATTTCTTCTG attttactCTGCCACCGTGCGTTGAAGACGACCCAAACTCTAAAAAATGGGTAAACTGCATATCTAAAAGAGACGCCAATAACGCGATGCATCTATTAGAGGTCCTAAAACCAGAATTACAGAAAAGAGCTGAGACCCATTTTTGCTCAGATTCAAAAGTGTTTCCTCAAATGACTGAATTCGAAATTGAAGATTTTTGTGTATCCAATTTTGAAGTGAAG AACACTACCCAGGTATACAATGACTTGCGCAATTTGATGCTGTTGTGCTCTCAAAATGCACATTGGGGCATAAATGTCGCACAAACCGATGACAAGGTTAGGTCCAGTAGAGCTGTTACTGAGGAAGATTTAGTCAAAGATATG GAAGAAGTGTTCTTATATTCTGACGTAAAACTGACAAGTTTGGTTATGCTGAAGCCTGACTTACCTTTTAAGTGTTCTTTCGTTAACAGTCTATCGTCATGGAAGTCTCTCATCTACAGCAGTTTTAGTTTAATATTCCAAAGTAGCTTATTTCTCATAATCGTTTTTGGATTGCTGTACACGCTGAACGTAGCCTACAAATATTACAAACATCATGCCCAACAGGAGAAGGATGAACTTGGGTTTATGGTTGAGAGAATTATTGATATTTTGCAGTCTAAAGCTAGCGAAGACTCAAATATGGACGACTTTGTGGTGATCAACCATGCTAGAGATATGATTTTACCAGTTGGAGACAGAAAAA aaaaagcgAGTACTTGGGCAAAAGCCGTGAAGTTTATAAATGAAAACGAATCTCGTGTAAGAACTGAAATCCAAGAAGTAAAAGGAGAACCGTTCGAAGTATGGAGATGGATTGGAAGCGCCAATCTTAGCATGAGCGG GGACGAACCCAGCTTTACGTACCGGCAAGGAAGAAGAATAGTAGACCCGGAATTCTTTATTCGAGAAGTTTTGAAATTCCCGCACAAATTCATGAGGTTTTGCAGCAATTCTGACATCACCTTCAAGAGCGAAGTCAGGGACGGATTCTTATCGATTTTTGTTCTAGAATGTCGTAAATGTAAAGCTCAACATTCTGTGTGTAACGAAGAATCAGAGTCTGATCTACTGGATGTTAATTTGGCATTTGTAGCCGGTGTAATCAGTTTGGGGCTTAATTTTTACGGGTTAAATGAAATTTGTAGCTCTTTGCGTATGCCTCTAGTGCCTTTAGAAAGTTATAATGAGTATTTAGacgaaatttataaaatatacaacGAGACTACGTACAAAGATGACAGTTTAAGTAAGATTGGTGATGATTCGGTTACAAAAGAGCAAGATATTGAAACTTTAGGCTTGGAACATCCAACTTTGAGAACCTCGACACCTAAAATACCAAATACTAATAATTTAAACCAAAGAAAGCTAAGCCCTAGATCTAATATACCGAAACCACAGCTTAGATCAGATACATACGAAGAGAAAAAAACTAGATTTTTGAAAGCCTTGGAGAAAACACCACAGGAAATAGATGAACTGCAAAAAATGACGTTGGACCAAAAAGATAGTTCAGTGTGGGTTAAAGAGAGAAGGCAAAGACTGACAGCTTCAAATTTCGGTCGCATCTGTAAACTTAGAGATTCCACTGACAGGAAAAATGTCGTCGAAGAACTCTTGAACAGCAAATTTTTTGGCAACAAGTATACGAAATACGGGAACGATAATGAGCCAAATGCCTTGAAAGATTTCGAAAAACTGCTAGGGGTGAAAGTGGTCAATTGTGGAGTATTCGTTAGCAAAGATTACCCATTTTTAGCCGCTTCTCCTGATGGTTTGATAGGAAAAGACGGTCTTGTGGAAATCAAATGTCCTTATAAGTCGCAGAACGTAACACCAGAAGAAGGGATCAGATCGAAGTTGATACAGTGTGCTACTTTGGAAAATAACGTCTTTAAGCTGAAAAGGGAGGACAAATATTATTACCAAGTGCAAGGGCAGCTTTTTGTTACCGGTAGACAGTATTGTTACTTCGTAGTTTGGACACCGTTAGGGTTGTTGTACGAAAGGATTATTAAGGATGAACAATTTTGGAATAATGAGTTGCAAAAACTGGAAGAGTTTTATTTTGACCATCTCTTACCTGCTCTTTTAACAGAAAATTAA